AGTTTGTAACTAGCGATGTCGGCCAGACCCAATATTGTATGATGATCCCGTGTACGGAGCTCGAGTTGCTCCGCCAAAGTCTGGGCAGCAGACACTAGTCATTGATCCTCACCAATCGGGCTACCAAGGTGAGTGAGTGGATGCAGACGCTTTGTTGAGTGAAGGGCGGAACAGCTATGGTTCGTGCTGGGTGTAACACGAATACGAAGATGGGTCGATTAGCACTTGAGATGGCCCGGAATACTACAGTACGGTTGCCTCAGGGTCCAGATGCAGGATACTGGGCTagattgatgctgcagtCTCTATCGATAAGATGATGCTAAATGGGTATCGATATCCAAACCAGATAGAAAAGGCGACAGAATTAACGCAGAAAGTGCGCAGTCTTTGGTCAAACAAGTGCCAATATGGAGCACGTAAAGACTCATTGTGGAGATCTGAGTAGCTGAAAATACCTGATTGGCCGCCATCACTGGAGTGGAGCGGATGGCGCGTCAAATTTTTATCAATCAAATCTTATCAATCGATCAAGCCCACTCCCAGTCTCCTGGCATCGGACCAGTGAGACCGTTATAAGAACCAGCCGGGTACGCTCGGGTAACGAAAATCTACAGCTCGCAAATCTTCTCGAGCCCcgcatccatctctctttctgcATCTTGcaatctcttcatctctcattGATTGCTGACTTGCTTTTTACGCAAGGCAATTTTTTGCACAAGAACTCCTGAGTCGATTCCCGTAATCATCGGGCAATTCTCGGTGTAAGACCACGTTCGGCTCACGGATACATACCTAACCACTTGCACGCCCTGTGCTGCTTCCCCGACTTCCGAGGGCTCACTTCGGACATTTCACATACGAGCACACAGAACTTGCATATCGGGGAATTCTTATTCCCAACATTCTATTTCTAGACAAAGGGGAGTctagagaaaaagagagagaacagCGAACAAACGCAGCCAACTGCGTGCATAAACGGACCCAGTTTTCCCTTCTCGGGCTTCCGAGTTGCAGCCGACAGCGAATCACGGATCATCCTCGTCCGAACCCACTCGACTCGCACCACCATGGCGAGCATTTCACCAACGTCATctcctcatctccaatccagATCCCTGGATATTCGAACAACCAAAGAAGACTTGCATTCTATTAAAGTCGAACCTTCACCGCCTGAGGCCTCTTCGGCTCCTCGCAAACGAGCGCCTCTGCCCTCTCAGCCCAAATCCGCCGCCCCGCCACAGGCTCCATTTGTGCGCATCTCACTTCCGCCAGTCAACAAAATGTCCATGACGGCAGTCATCAGCCCCAACCCGCCAATGGAACAGCCTCAGCCAAAGATGTCGATGACCTCCAAGGAATGGGTCATCCCGCCGCGGCCCAAGCCTGGGAGGAAGCCGGCCACTGACACTCCGCCAACCAAGCGCAAGGCTCAGAACCGAGCAGCCCAGAGGGCGTTCCGCGAGAGACGGGCTGCGCGGGTTGGCGAGCttgaggagatgctggatgaGCACAAGAAAACTCAGGACAATCGGGAGAAAGAACTGACCGATAAGATTCACagcctggagctggatgtACAGTCGTTTAGATCCAGATGCCTGCTGTTGGAGAGTATGCTGGAGCGAGAGCGACAGGAGCGTATGCGCGCCGAGATGCAGGCCGAGACGCTCAGTCGCAGATACGAACAGGCCACTTTCCGATCAGACAGCTTACCTTCCATGCCGCACCAGTCATATaatcggcagcagcatcaccagcctcCCCAGCAAAGGCACAGTCTATCGGACAATCTGTCGGACAGTCGATTGGCTCAACAGCAGTCAACGGCACGACACTTTTCCATCTCTCAAATAGTTACACCGCCTGAAACTATGGATGCCCACTCCCCTCATGATCTATCTGAAACACATCTCACCTGTGGTAGCTGCTCACCAAATGGACACTGCGCCTGTGCTGAGGAAGTCCTCGCATCAGTGGTCAGTGGGTGCGGCAAGTGCGGCTTCGGAACAACCTGTCAGTGTCTAGACGACACTGCAAAGATTGCTAGCCACGTACCAGACTTGAAGCGGCCTATATCTCCATCAGGAGGAGCATCTCAAGAAAAGCGCCAGCGGTCAATGGCGGCCGCCAGCAGAGAAACAGACTTTAGTTCCTTCTTCACCAGGACGACACAGCTGCCGCCACCTCAGCCCAGCTCCATCATGTCACAGCCCCTTTCAACAGACTTTAGAGATAGTTGCGGGTTCTGCAAAGATGGGACCTATTGCGTCTGTGCCGACACCGCCATGGCAACGCCCGCCATGACACCGGCAGACGCCTCACCTCCAGTGACAAGACAAACCAGGACACCACCTCCCATGGAGTCTGACGTTGTCACTCCGCTGCCACCCATGGCAATGGAAATGACAGCCGACGGAGCAGTCAAGCTGCCGCGCCGAAAGCAAGCGCGCTCCCAACCGCAGACAGCCACAGCTTCTCGCGGTAGCTGCGGCCCCAACGGCCCGGGCACATGCGCTCAGTGCCAGGCTGACCCGAAATCGGGCTTGTTCTGCAGACTGATGGCGGCCAGCTTCAACCGCGAGCAAGGTGCCAGCGCAGACGGCTGCTGCGGTGGGAAGGGAGCCGGCGGCGGCTGTTGCAAGTCCAAGCCCAGCCAAGAGAAGGTTACACTTCCTAGCGTAGCCAGTCTTGGGCTAAGCTGCGCGGAGGCCTACCAAACACTGTCCAGTCATCGTAACTTTGAGCAGGCGGCCGATGAGATTGGGTCTTGGCTACCAAAGCTCAAGGCTCATCCGGCGGGCGACCCTAGGGTGACACAGACGGGCAGGATACCGATCGAAGTCGAGGCGGCAAGCATCATGAGCGTGCTCAAGGAATTTGACATTCGATTTGGAAGGGAATGCTAGACGATGAGCTGTAAGTCAGGTTCGGTGCAATGGCCGCCATCGCTTGTTGCGACTTGAGTCGTTAGACGAGCTGTGCAGCTCTGTACATTATATCatatatcttttttttttccttttagCGAGATACAGCAACTTTGTCGGTTCGCTGTCGCATGCAGTACTACGTTTATGGTAGGAGTTACGTTTCAAAAAGCAAAATTCGATTTctcatcatatcatatcaaatcatatcatatcatatcgAATTCCATGGTTCCATACATGCAGAGTGATTCGTACAATATCCAGGGTATTAATCCTCACAACACCAGCAAGCGCATCACAATACCGCGTCTTCACAACAAATaggaaaacaaacaaacaaataaacaaacaaaacccAACTGCATAATTAAACGCACACAAAAAGATTCTTTAACCCTCTCCCAACTCCTATCCCCACCCCTACCACCAAAAATGCTCCATCGCCACCGTCATCCCACccccatctccatatctGCACTCGTACGTATTGGCTcagtctctctcttctctcctccacccTTTCACCGATTGCAACAAGGCGACCACACACATTTCACTTGACTGCGCGCATCCTGCTTAATTCACGCAACCTGCCCGTACGGGCGACGTGGAGTAAGATGCATGGCTGGCTTAATATGGgtccttgcttttttcttctcaatctctttcgttcttctttttcacaGCCCAGCCTCGTCTGACACGAGGTTATCGTGACGCAGCGGTTACGCGGAAGGCCGTCGATATTCAAATCAGAATGTCTGTCTTTCTGGAAGATGCATACGAGTTACGAGTTACGACTGGTGGATATCTCATTTACCACCGAAGCAGTGAATGAAGATGGCCACGCACCAAGTCATGAGGTGGAAAGGCGTGCTGTTACTAGCACATGAATGCGTCTGTTTTCATTGTTGCTGTCCGGAGAGTCATAGCCGAGAGTCATGACAGCCCCGTTGGGCTGATTTTTGGATATTGATCCAACGATGCAACGGGCCGAGTGAATAAGCCTATTGATACCTCGGGTCGTAGGCCGCCCAATAGGCAATACTTGTACGAGGACGAGAGAGGATTTTCCCTGTTTTTAAAAGCATACCCCGGCCCTTTGTTGTGGCCCAGCCCATGCTTCTGATGGATCTCACGTATGGATACTGCCACATGTTCGATGAAGCTGAcccacgacgacgacatgtCATCACCACCCTCCAGAAACACACCGAGCGTGTCTAGCTCGCTGGAGACGGACACGAGATTGAGCCCAGATGCGAACGGACGAGAGAGACCCGTTTTGAAGACCTGGCTGCTCCAGAATGCCCCAGAGTATCGGCACCTGGAAGCCCTGCGACAAAAGGTATGTGGTGATGTTATGCTACATATGTACTTGCACTAGAAGAGTGTTGctctcaacaacaacaaccggCGTCTTATTTTCTAGTCAAGATTTAATAGATAGTGTGTGCTCATTGATATGTTAGGGATGGGAGAACAAAGCCGGTGATGTGTTTTTCGAAAAGCAAAGACACCAAGCGGACCACGCAGATGAAAAGACGATCAAATTCTTCTATaaaatgatgaagaacaTTGCCAGCGAGATGAACCAAGCCACCGGCGCACTCCGAGTCCACGTAACGTGGCCCGGCAAGCCCCGGATGCTAGACTTTTGCACAGCTCCGGGTGGGTTCCTAGAATCAGCCATCAGGATGAATGCCCGAGCCGAAGCCACGGGGTTCTCGCTGCCACCCACTCAGGGAGGACATGAGGTCATCATGCCGCTAGGCGCAAACGTAGCATTCAAATACGCGGACATTACCATGTTTGCTGGGGATATGGGTTGTTACACGGAGGACATTCCTCAAGACCACCCAGACGCCGAGAGCTTTGTATTGGAGCCGGCCATTGAGCGTGAGCGGCGCTTCGATCTCATCTTCTGCGATGGGCAGGTTTTGAGAACCCACGCCCGAGCCGCCTATCGGGAGCCGTGGGAGTCGCGGCGTCTGACAGCTACGCAGCTCGCCATTGGGCTCGAACACGTCTCGCTAGGCGGCACCATGGTGGTCCTACTACACAAGCTAGAGGCCGTGGACACTGTGAACCTGCTATACATGTTTAGCAGGTTCTCCTCCATCCAGCTGTTCAAGCCCAGGAGCGCCCACGCCAAGAGGTCTTCGTTCTACATGGTGGCGACGAACATCAAGAGCGATTCGCCCGAGGTGAGAGAAGCCATAGAGTACTGGAAGACGCTGTGGAGGGTCTTGACGTTTGGCTCCGACGAGGAGCGAAGCAACAAGATATCGGAGGGTCACATGGATCAACAGGTGTTGGTGGAGCAGTTTGGGCCAGACCTTGTAAGGCTCGGGAAGAGGATATGGGAGATTCAGGCCAGAGCCCTCGAGAAGGCGCCGTTCATGCAGGCCGGGCAGAATGAGAGGATCCAAAGACCGGCTGAAGGGGGACcctcatctttctcatcttGGCAATAGGcaggaaaggaaaaagctGTATAAGCAGAAACCGGCCCATGACCAGGCTTGTAcagtatcgtatcgtatATCGTCTCCGTTAGCACTAGCAGCAACTTCTGTAGCGTTCCACAAGGGAGCAgaaagcttctttttcgccGCATCCTGTGCACTAGCAGACTTGATTTAAGCCAAGCCACGTTCCCAATCCAGTGTGTCGAATATGTGAAGCTTCCTGGAACGGGGTTGGGACTCGCCAAAGGGAGGCTAGGTTCGTCTGCGGTGAGTTGTCAAAAGAGGCGCCCCCCCAGTCGCGACAATTGTCAGCGCACCGACCAGAGCCTCGGAAAGCCCTCAGCAGCCGCTAGTTACACCGCTTGGGCG
This genomic stretch from Trichoderma breve strain T069 chromosome 1, whole genome shotgun sequence harbors:
- a CDS encoding minimal binding motif of hap4 for binding to hap2/3/5 domain-containing protein, with amino-acid sequence MASISPTSSPHLQSRSLDIRTTKEDLHSIKVEPSPPEASSAPRKRAPLPSQPKSAAPPQAPFPQPKMSMTSKEWVIPPRPKPGRKPATDTPPTKRKAQNRAAQRAFRERRAARVGELEEMLDEHKKTQDNREKELTDKIHSLELDVQSFRSRCLLLESMLERERQERMRAEMQAETLSRRYEQATFRSDSLPSMPHQSYNRQQHHQPPQQRHSLSDNLSDSRLAQQQSTARHFSISQIVTPPETMDAHSPHDLSETHLTCGSCSPNGHCACAEEVLASVVSGCGKCGFGTTCQCLDDTAKIASHVPDLKRPISPSGGASQEKRQRSMAAASRETDFSSFFTRTTQLPPPQPSSIMSQPLSTDFRDSCGFCKDGTYCVCADTAMATPAMTPADASPPVTRQTRTPPPMESDVVTPLPPMTATASRGSCGPNGPGTCAQCQADPKSGLFCRLMAASFNREQGASADGCCGGKGAGGGCCKSKPSQEKVTLPSVASLGLSCAEAYQTLSSHRNFEQAADEIGSWLPKLKAHPAGDPRVTQTGRIPIEVEAASIMSVLKEFDIRFGREC
- a CDS encoding ftsJ-like methyltransferase domain-containing protein; protein product: MKLTHDDDMSSPPSRNTPSVSSSLETDTRLSPDANGRERPVLKTWLLQNAPEYRHLEALRQKGWENKAGDVFFEKQRHQADHADEKTIKFFYKMMKNIASEMNQATGALRVHVTWPGKPRMLDFCTAPGGFLESAIRMNARAEATGFSLPPTQGGHEVIMPLGANVAFKYADITMFAGDMGCYTEDIPQDHPDAESFVLEPAIERERRFDLIFCDGQVLRTHARAAYREPWESRRLTATQLAIGLEHVSLGGTMVVLLHKLEAVDTLFKPRSAHAKRSSFYMVATNIKSDSPEVREAIEYWKTLWRVLTFGSDEERSNKISEGHMDQQVLVEQFGPDLVRLGKRIWEIQARALEKAPFMQAGQNERIQRPAEGGPSSFSSWQ